A DNA window from Eremothecium cymbalariae DBVPG#7215 chromosome 3, complete sequence contains the following coding sequences:
- a CDS encoding uncharacterized protein (similar to Ashbya gossypii ACR027C), whose protein sequence is MTSNRKLRVGVDVGGTNSDLVVVDPYRLHEPDRGILAWHKSVTTEDISEGIEKAMRTVLDTPLNDIKKEDIVSLTIGTTHFINAVIERDTSRLEKVAVLRLCGPYAESLPPFGDFPDDLEEIINGYIANVDGGSQVDGADIRPLDEEGIRRHCMEIKKLGIHAVAVVATFSNLNNTHELRAEKIIKEEIPGIEVVLSHTISSIGFVERENAAILNASIRRFGRKIISSFVRATRKIGLNCSVLLSQNDGTVLSAKDALEATIRTFCSGATNSMKGAAILCSGDPEVRNHDVIVCDIGGTTTDVGQLLSSGFPRESATYSYVGGVKMNFSMPHVLSVGLGGGSIVRYDNNSVTVGPDSTGADIVTDSILFGGNVTTASDLAVACIVDSDGVEALGNSYNMGDPLAVQNRFDSKSKKLFQDLISQKLELAIDRMKTSPDPIPVIFVGGGSYLAPPVIKGASKVIRPPFYQVANAIGAALAAISADSHEVKILKDEVSEKEQAINNLLDKAKSTAISKGALPESIRVANVVFEAVPYVDNFYSLQVKVVGEVDYSRTLDFTHTAVDISEDSVIPKIPRNAKVSRVETRSFDYASYRPNVHNGEWILSEPDIIFISIGSYILGCGGGGDPNSEAIELKRIIKNGGIIKVLTLDEFDKRTNGQGRAINVGYCGSPVISGERLHANEILEAVKLIERWEARKTDAVFMFEIGGCNGLSALWTAYKRQLPCIDLDLMGRAYPTQWQSLPSVYNNLKGYPFLALADGNGMSLMLTDAIDDVQMENLVRDAMNNNGVQCALVGPSMGIQQMRAETVANPLSLAWRIGRAVKIANLNSDTDNLPSYIIEAAGGALSAKCLFRGKIISFERKLERGYGYGVVVLETLDDEKSKFRIPFKNENIVVYKVEKDGTEIPICSVPDLITLIDQDGSAVGTQDYRYGLLVWVMAFAPSDKWQTPKGIELGGPLGFGKAFEHIKYNPIGEHVPIRTVADEFNQTHT, encoded by the coding sequence ATGACATCTAATAGGAAGTTGCGCGTTGGTGTTGATGTTGGAGGGACGAATTCTGACCTTGTAGTGGTTGACCCATACAGACTACATGAGCCGGACAGAGGTATTTTAGCATGGCATAAGTCGGTTACTACTGAGGATATTTCAGAAGGTATTGAAAAAGCAATGAGGACTGTACTAGACACCCCCCTTAATGATATTAAGAAGGAAGATATTGTGTCCTTGACAATTGGAACCACACACTTTATAAATGCAGTTATAGAAAGGGATACGTCTAGGCTAGAAAAGGTTGCGGTTTTGAGGCTTTGTGGACCTTATGCGGAAAGTCTTCCTCCTTTTGGTGATTTCCCTGATGATTTAGAAGAGATAATCAATGGTTATATTGCAAATGTTGATGGTGGGTCACAAGTTGATGGTGCTGATATTCGACCATTAGACGAAGAAGGAATTAGACGGCATTGCATGGAAATAAAGAAACTTGGGATTCATGCGGTAGCTGTAGTAGCgactttttcaaatctcAATAATACTCATGAATTGAGAGCGgaaaaaattataaagGAAGAAATACCGGGTATCGAAGTGGTATTGTCTCATACGATTTCCAGCATTGGCTTTGTTGAAAGGGAAAATGCCGCAATTTTAAATGCATCTATTAGGCGTTTTGGCCGTAAAATTATTTCTTCCTTTGTCCGGGCTACAAGGAAGATAGGTTTGAATTGTTCCGTGTTGCTTTCTCAGAACGATGGTACTGTTTTGTCAGCTAAGGACGCCTTAGAAGCCACTATACGTACCTTTTGTTCAGGGGCGACTAATTCGATGAAAGGAGCTGCAATTCTATGTTCAGGAGACCCAGAAGTACGTAATCATGATGTGATAGTTTGCGATATTGGCGGTACGACTACAGATGTAGGCCAACTACTTTCATCAGGGTTTCCAAGAGAATCGGCAACTTATTCATATGTTGGAGGCGTAAAGATGAATTTCTCGATGCCACATGTTTTAAGTGTTGGGTTAGGTGGAGGTTCTATTGTTAGATATGACAATAATAGTGTGACGGTCGGGCCTGATTCAACAGGTGCGGATATTGTTACTGACTCCATTTTATTTGGAGGGAATGTTACTACTGCTTCTGATCTCGCTGTTGCATGCATAGTTGATTCAGATGGTGTTGAAGCACTTGGAAATTCTTACAATATGGGAGATCCGTTGGCTGTTCAAAATCGTTTTGATAGTAAGTCTAAGAAATTATTCCAGGATTTAATATCTCAGAAACTAGAGCTGGCGATTGATCGTATGAAAACATCTCCTGATCCAATTCCTGTGATATTTGTTGGAGGGGGTTCTTATCTCGCTCCACCTGTTATAAAGGGAGCTTCAAAGGTTATCAGGCCACCATTTTATCAAGTAGCGAACGCTATTGGTGCTGCATTAGCCGCAATTTCAGCAGACAGCCACGAAGTAAAAATACTAAAAGATGAGGTATCTgaaaaagaacaagcaATCAATAATTTGCTTGATAAAGCTAAAAGCACGGCTATTTCTAAGGGTGCACTTCCAGAATCTATCCGTGTGGCGAACGTCGTCTTTGAGGCTGTTCCATATGTCGATAACTTCTATTCACTTCAAGTCAAGGTGGTCGGTGAAGTCGATTATAGCAGGACATTAGACTTTACCCATACTGCTGTGGATATCTCTGAAGACTCTGTGATACCCAAAATACCTAGAAATGCAAAAGTGTCACGTGTGGAGACACGTTCGTTTGATTATGCAAGTTACAGGCCCAATGTCCATAACGGTGAGTGGATTTTATCAGAGCCTGATATCATATTTATTAGCATTGGTTCTTACATTCTTGGTTGCGGAGGTGGAGGAGATCCAAATTCAGAAGCTATTGAATTAAAGAgaataattaaaaatggTGGCATTATAAAGGTCCTAACTTTAGATGAATTTGACAAAAGAACAAATGGACAGGGGAGAGCCATCAACGTTGGATACTGCGGTTCGCCCGTGATATCTGGGGAACGCTTACATGCTAATGAGATTCTTGAAGCCGTCAAATTGATCGAGAGATGGGAAGCGAGAAAAACTGATGCAGTATTTATGTTTGAAATAGGGGGGTGTAATGGCTTGTCTGCATTATGGACTGCTTATAAGAGGCAGTTGCCTTGTATTGATTTAGACCTAATGGGAAGAGCTTATCCTACTCAATGGCAATCATTGCCTTCGGTTTACAACAATTTAAAAGGATATCCATTTCTAGCTTTGGCAGATGGTAATGGTATGTCCCTTATGTTGACTGATGCCATAGATGATGTTCAAATGGAGAACTTAGTTCGTGATGCAATGAATAACAACGGAGTGCAATGCGCTTTGGTGGGTCCATCTATGGGTATACAGCAAATGAGAGCAGAAACCGTTGCAAATCCATTATCGTTAGCTTGGAGAATAGGTAGAGCGGTAAAAATTGCTAACCTTAATAGTGATACGGATAATCTACCCTCCTACATCATTGAAGCTGCTGGGGGGGCTCTTTCTGCAAAGTGTCTATTCAGGGGTAAAATAATTAGTTTTGAACGTAAATTGGAACGAGGCTATGGGTATGGTGTTGTGGTATTAGAAACtttggatgatgaaaaatcaaaattccGAATTCCATTCAAAAACGAAAATATCGTAGTTTATAAGgttgaaaaagatggaACTGAGATTCCTATATGCTCTGTTCCTGATTTAATAACACTAATTGACCAAGATGGTAGTGCAGTAGGCACACAGGATTATAGATACGGGTTGTTGGTATGGGTTATGGCTTTTGCACCTTCTGATAAATGGCAGACTCCTAAGGGCATCGAATTAGGGGGTCCTTTGGGTTTTGGCAAAGCTTTTGAACACATTAAATACAACCCAATCGGTGAACATGTCCCAATAAGGACAGTTGCAGATGAATTCAATCAAACTCACACATAG
- the DIM1 gene encoding putative dimethyladenosine transferase (similar to Ashbya gossypii ACR026W), whose amino-acid sequence MGKASKKSYSGTSNGKEVAAEKHLNAVFKFNTDLGQHILKNPLVAQGIVDKAQIKPSDIVLEVGPGTGNLTTRILEKARKVVAVEFDPRMAAELTKRVHGTAAEKKLEIILGDFTKTELPYFDVCISNTPYQISSPLVFKLINQPRPPRVSILMFQREFAMRLLARPGDSLYCRLSANVQMWANVMHIMKVGKNNFRPPPQVESSVVRIEIKNPRPQVDFNEWDGLLRIVFVRKNRTIAAGFKSTTVLEILEKNYKAFLASTNDVIADDTKGSMADAVRQKITTVLEQTGLGEKRAGKCDQTDFLKLLYAFHQVGIHFS is encoded by the coding sequence ATGGGTAAAGCATCAAAGAAGAGCTATTCTGGCACTTCCAATGGAAAGGAAGTTGCTGCAGAAAAGCATCTAAATGCAGTCTTTAAATTCAATACAGATTTAGGACAacatatattgaagaacCCATTGGTTGCACAAGGCATTGTTGACAAGGCGCAAATAAAACCTTCAGATATTGTCCTTGAAGTTGGTCCCGGTACAGGTAACTTAACTACTCGTATTCTCGAAAAGGCCAGAAAGGTGGTTGCGGTTGAGTTTGATCCTAGAATGGCTGCTGAGTTAACTAAAAGAGTTCATGGCACTGCTgcagaaaaaaaactggAAATTATATTAGGTGATTTTACGAAAACTGAACTACCCTATTTTGATGTATGCATTAGTAATACCCCTTATCAGATTTCGTCTCCACTCGTTTTTAAGCTTATAAATCAGCCACGTCCGCCTAGGGTTTCCATACTGATGTTTCAACGAGAGTTTGCTATGAGATTACTGGCTAGGCCAGGTGATTCCTTGTATTGCAGGCTATCTGCCAACGTCCAAATGTGGGCCAATGTAATGCATATTATGAAAGTCGGGAAGAACAATTTCAGACCACCACCTCAAGTTGAATCAAGTGTTGTTAGAATTGAGATAAAAAATCCAAGACCACAAGTAGATTTTAATGAATGGGATGGTTTACTTagaattgtttttgttagAAAAAACAGGACTATTGCTGCTGGATTTAAATCAACAACTGTTTTAGAGATAttagaaaaaaattacaaagCTTTTTTGGCATCCACCAACGATGTTATTGCGGATGATACAAAGGGTTCCATGGCTGATGCCGTAAGGCAAAAAATCACAACTGTGTTGGAACAGACTGGCTTGGGAGAAAAGAGAGCTGGCAAATGTGATCAGACtgactttttaaaattattgtaCGCTTTTCATCAAGTTGGTATACATTTCTCATAA
- the ACM1 gene encoding Acm1p (similar to Ashbya gossypii ACR025W) produces the protein MIDQSPIKKRSVLTQKNINAKSSVRKEKVSSSQGSPKQTGHELEAQRRSPIKESSGSPLKTVNQFTFHKETPEERTLVLMNQVLIAKERIQDENDAESVKENLEQDISPKRSTKAIRKKHRHALGDLSIDEYAGYIQYKGSMKKKQLTLHIGHPTKLPSFVTPPRNYVLKQYFSTNTLKRSKGRKTRSQTTEDICEDKKAVRKLEFAIHEDRNKLQQVTKTTKLEYPVNQL, from the coding sequence ATGATCGACCAATCGCCAATTAAGAAGAGGAGTGTACTTACAcagaaaaatattaatgCGAAAAGTAGTGTGCGCAAGGAGAAAGTGAGCAGCAGTCAGGGGTCACCAAAACAAACAGGCCATGAGCTGGAGGCTCAACGCCGAAGTCCAATTAAAGAAAGTTCAGGATCACCACTTAAAACTGTTAACCAGTTTACCTTTCACAAGGAGACTCCGGAAGAACGAACATTAGTGCTCATGAACCAGGTATTAATAGCCAAGGAAAGAATTcaagatgaaaatgatgcaGAGAGTGTTAAGGAAAACTTAGAACAAGATATAAGTCCGAAAAGGAGCACTAAGGCTATAAGAAAGAAGCATAGACATGCTTTAGGTGATCTGAGTATCGATGAGTATGCTGGGTATATTCAGTACAAGGGCTCTatgaagaaaaaacaacttACGTTACACATTGGCCATCCTACTAAACTTCCCAGCTTTGTTACACCACCAAGAAATTACGTTTTAAAGCAGTATTTCTCTACCAATACGCTGAAAAGAAGCAAGGGTCGTAAAACTAGATCACAGACGACAGAGGATATTTGTGAAGACAAGAAGGCCGTGCGAAAACTGGAGTTTGCAATCCATGAAGATAGAAACAAATTGCAGCAAGTAACTAAAACTACAAAATTAGAATATCCAGTTAATCAGCTTTAA
- the PLC1 gene encoding phosphatidylinositol phospholipase C (similar to Ashbya gossypii ACR024W), whose amino-acid sequence MKVEDLPLLDIRGQNMDDEQRSNVFVRKSRTPVGVLSHMEDQHHITSVSSYESSSYEPISSGVKGIIRKTMALVSGVKVNYKREGDVGPLTYAQSYRSNKDSSACDTANEDALVPTSPNRLFPMGSIIEMDLTKVSRKKRVQYKFVIKDGFIVWKNKKSLELDMIQDIRVGESAANYREGYGISDSFAERWITIIYLDFPNKLKTLHLIARTVKECTKFYMIVKGLVRQRQELMESISVPSNEQFANIHWQANVSAKKEDEDKDTLSLDDVKNLCHKFHIYCSPTYLERFFKLADINRNGLLNLKEFQLFIKLLTRRNDITEIWRDISKPGSVLDFEKFYNFLIDIQGESISRHLTEKIFEKYSIDGIMDEDLLLKFLSSQRYLKEVKEDYTRPLNEYFISSSHNTYILGNQVGGMASVEGYIQALQKGCRSLEIDIWDGDDGPVVCHGKLTSSIPLRNVIEVIRKYAFITSPYPLVLSLEIHCRSEGQFLIARLFEELLGSLLYMGNSFGALPSPMELKHKILLKSKKPKWNLDTVTSDSPSHSASSKSSCESEYDTSFSSSPYWKRRQPIPGISFTKKKVCVIDAILKLSAVHGIQFRNFSLPESKTPTHCFSLSERKFDNLCKDENQRLAIDKHNRRHLMRTYPHALRYKSSNFDPIKCWKVGVQMVATNWQTYDLGQQVNQAMFGSFDHKEFPWHPGYVRKPDYLLKQVSKTKDLLKIYESATSKISITIDIISAQLLPKLKSINKDTGITFAPFVVTDIIGDGLIGSIKVNQNGHTATFTQGLTKPCKDVGFNPVWKTTITAVLQNTSFNFIRFTVKNGDLNLGTCCIRLNYLKKGYRNIPLYSMTGEKFIFSTLFIKYNYSITEPNI is encoded by the coding sequence ATGAAGGTGGAAGACTTGCCTCTTTTAGATATAAGAGGGCAAAATATGGATGATGAGCAACGCTCGAATGTATTTGTGCGGAAAAGTAGAACTCCAGTAGGGGTTCTTTCGCATATGGAGGACCAACATCACATCACCTCAGTTTCCAGTTACGAGAGTTCATCATATGAACCGATTTCGAGTGGCGTTAAAGGTATAATAAGAAAGACTATGGCTCTTGTTTCAGGAGTCAAGGTAAATTATAAGCGGGAGGGCGATGTAGGACCGTTGACCTATGCGCAATCATATCGGTCAAATAAAGACAGCAGTGCTTGTGATACTGCAAATGAGGATGCATTAGTTCCGACAAGCCCAAATCGGTTGTTTCCCATGGGTTCAATAATAGAAATGGATCTAACGAAAGTTTCaaggaaaaaaagagtGCAATACAAGTTTGTCATCAAGGATGGGTTTATTGTGtggaaaaacaagaaaagcTTAGAGTTGGATATGATACAGGATATTCGTGTAGGAGAATCGGCAGCCAATTATCGAGAGGGTTATGGTATTTCAGACTCGTTCGCAGAAAGATGGATAACAATAATCTACTTagattttccaaataaGCTGAAAACGTTGCATTTGATTGCTCGGACAGTAAAGGAATGCACTAAGTTTTACATGATTGTAAAGGGTCTAGTGAGGCAGAGACAGGAGCTGATGGAAAGTATATCTGTGCCAAGTAATGAGCAGTTTGCAAATATTCATTGGCAGGCAAACGTCTCTGCCAAAAAAGAGGACGAAGACAAAGATACGCTATCATTAGATGATGTGAAGAATTTATGCCACAAgtttcatatatattgttcTCCAACATATTTAGAACGGTTTTTTAAACTTGCAGACATTAATCGCAATGGtttattgaatttgaaagaaTTTCAGCTATTCATCAAATTATTAACAAGACGAAATGACATTACTGAAATATGGCGTGACATATCTAAGCCTGGGAGTGTGCTtgactttgaaaaattctaCAATTTTTTGATCGACATACAAGGGGAGTCTATTAGCAGACATTTGACAGAAAAAATCTTTGAGAAGTACTCAATTGATGGTATAATGGATGAAGATTTACTTCTAAAATTTCTATCCTCTCAGCGATATCTTAAGGAAGTCAAGGAGGATTACACAAGACCCCtaaatgaatattttatatcTTCGTCCCATAACACTTATATTTTAGGAAATCAGGTTGGGGGTATGGCTAGTGTTGAAGGATACATTCAGGCACTACAAAAAGGTTGTCGTTCTTTGGAAATAGATATATGGGATGGAGATGACGGTCCCGTGGTATGCCATGGTAAGTTAACATCATCCATTCCTCTAAGAAACGTTATTGAGGTAATCAGAAAGTATGCTTTTATTACCTCCCCATATCCTTTAGTTCTTTCTTTGGAAATCCACTGTCGCTCTGAAGGTCAGTTCCTAATAGCTAGGCTGTTTGAAGAACTATTGGGATCACTATTATATATGGGCAATTCCTTTGGTGCATTACCTAGCCCCATGGAGTTAAAACATAAAATCCTTCTCAAAAGCAAAAAGCCGAAATGGAACTTAGATACAGTAACTTCGGACAGTCCAAGTCATTCAGCATCCTCTAAAAGTTCATGTGAATCTGAATATGACACATCATTTAGTTCAAGTCCTTACTGGAAAAGGAGACAGCCCATACCGGGCATAAGCTTCaccaaaaagaaagtttGCGTGATAGATGcaattttaaaactttcaGCAGTTCATGGAATACAATTTCGCAACTTTTCTCTCCCAGAATCTAAAACCCCAACTCattgtttttctttgagCGAGAGAAAGTTTGATAATCTTTGCAAAGATGAGAACCAAAGATTAGCAATTGATAAACATAACCGACGGCATTTAATGAGGACTTATCCTCATGCACTTCGATACAAATCATCTAATTTTGATCCTATAAAATGCTGGAAAGTTGGTGTCCAAATGGTAGCAACTAATTGGCAAACTTATGACCTTGGACAGCAAGTAAATCAAGCAATGTTTGGAAGTTTTGACCATAAAGAGTTTCCGTGGCACCCAGGATATGTCCGCAAACCGGATTATTTACTAAAGCAAGTTTCAAAGACTAAGGaccttttaaaaatatatgaatCCGCGACTTCCAAAATTAGTATTACAATAGATATAATATCCGCACAATTATTaccaaaattaaaaagcaTCAACAAGGATACCGGGATTACATTTGCACCTTTCGTCGTTACAGACATAATCGGCGATGGTCTAATAGGGTCTATAAAAGTGAACCAAAATGGCCATACTGCAACATTTACACAAGGCTTGACCAAGCCATGCAAGGATGTTGGGTTTAATCCTGTATGGAAAACAACTATAACCGCGGTCCTCCAGAATACAAGCTTCAATTTTATCAGATTTACTGTTAAAAATGGTGATCTAAACCTTGGTACATGTTGCATAAGATTAAATTACTTAAAGAAGGGCTACAGGAATATCCCCCTATACAGTATGACAGGAGAAAAGTTCATATTTTCTACccttttcatcaaatacaaCTATAGCATTACTGAGCCAAATATATAA